In the Flagellimonas sp. HMM57 genome, one interval contains:
- a CDS encoding peptidyl-prolyl cis-trans isomerase: MRTKPSCGTLSYCYFCGMLFLRRNRIACLFVIGLLFLSSCNSLFKDKEEKEPLARVGDAFLYGEDIASLINDDMSEQDSALFVSNYINNWASKQLLLSKSKINLPEEKLSEFDRLVDDYRADLYTRAYIEALVLQAQDTAITTDQLRQYYEKEKENFKLNERLVQLRFVGLPAQFLHKDDVIKSMKDWKQKDKRYLDSVAVQFKKIHFNDSIWVSASRVIEEIPPLTSLNEEDYLKKSQFFEIQDSLEVYLGSVKDVLEINDTAPFEYVAPDIRQLIINRRRLDYVRKLETEILDEAIQKNEFEVYGKN; the protein is encoded by the coding sequence ATGAGAACAAAACCTTCTTGCGGGACTTTAAGTTATTGTTATTTTTGCGGAATGCTCTTTCTACGCAGAAATAGGATTGCTTGCCTTTTTGTTATAGGACTACTGTTCTTATCATCATGTAATTCACTTTTTAAGGACAAAGAAGAAAAAGAACCCTTGGCCAGGGTCGGAGATGCTTTTTTGTATGGAGAAGACATTGCTTCTTTGATCAATGATGATATGTCCGAACAAGATAGTGCCCTGTTTGTGAGCAACTACATTAACAATTGGGCCTCAAAACAATTGTTGTTGTCAAAATCCAAAATCAACTTACCTGAAGAAAAATTAAGCGAATTTGACCGCCTTGTAGATGACTATCGAGCAGATTTATACACAAGGGCATATATTGAGGCATTGGTATTGCAAGCTCAAGATACTGCAATAACGACCGATCAATTGAGGCAGTACTATGAAAAAGAGAAAGAAAACTTCAAGCTTAACGAAAGACTGGTGCAACTTAGATTTGTAGGCCTACCTGCCCAGTTTTTACACAAGGACGATGTAATTAAAAGCATGAAGGATTGGAAGCAGAAGGATAAACGCTATTTGGATTCTGTAGCGGTACAGTTCAAAAAAATCCATTTTAACGATTCTATTTGGGTAAGTGCATCCAGGGTTATTGAGGAAATTCCGCCGTTAACATCGCTCAATGAAGAAGACTATCTAAAAAAATCACAATTTTTTGAAATACAGGATTCCTTAGAAGTATATTTGGGAAGTGTGAAAGATGTATTGGAAATCAACGATACCGCTCCTTTTGAATACGTTGCACCAGATATAAGACAATTGATTATCAATAGAAGAAGATTGGATTACGTTCGAAAGCTAGAAACGGAAATCCTTGATGAAGCAATACAGAAAAATGAATTTGAAGTTTATGGAAAAAATTAA
- a CDS encoding serine hydrolase yields MPKKYLVPILLILALTGLSCSNNPKQNALEKVLSTDNALIKKVMDSLDQYEVQIRYTQIDRRNDSVLFTDFDFQVDKEHYFYPASTVKFPAAVAALEKINEIDSLTVSTRFYIEGDSTETTFAEAISQIFAVSDNAANNRLIEFLGQNALNKRIESKGVAPIRIAHRLSTSNADDVTTKPLVTYLNDSTTTTSKRIINTAPKPLELYKIEKGTGFYSEDSLHTGAFDFSLKNYYPIEAQHALLKRIIFPEHFPEEQRFTISKIQHELLLKAMHTLPKDLGYNTEAYYDSYVKFLMFGDSEEPIPDHIRIYNKVGYAYGTLTDCAYIKDIKNNIDFMITATILVNKDGVFNDNVYEYDEIGIPFLAELGRQIYALELERKR; encoded by the coding sequence ATGCCAAAAAAATACCTTGTACCTATATTGCTGATTCTAGCACTAACAGGACTTTCCTGTTCTAATAACCCGAAGCAAAATGCCTTGGAAAAAGTACTGTCCACGGATAATGCACTAATAAAAAAGGTTATGGACAGCTTGGATCAATATGAAGTCCAGATACGCTACACCCAAATAGACAGAAGGAACGATAGTGTTCTTTTTACCGATTTCGACTTTCAAGTCGATAAGGAACATTACTTCTATCCCGCAAGTACCGTTAAATTTCCTGCAGCAGTAGCCGCTTTGGAAAAAATCAACGAGATAGACTCTCTTACCGTCTCTACCCGATTCTATATTGAGGGAGATTCCACAGAAACTACTTTTGCAGAAGCTATTTCACAAATTTTTGCTGTTTCCGATAACGCGGCAAACAACCGCTTGATAGAGTTTTTGGGCCAAAATGCATTAAATAAGCGTATAGAATCCAAAGGAGTGGCACCAATTCGAATAGCCCATCGCCTATCCACATCAAATGCAGACGATGTTACTACGAAGCCCTTGGTTACTTATTTGAACGATTCTACGACCACGACAAGTAAACGCATCATCAACACGGCTCCAAAACCGTTAGAACTTTATAAAATTGAAAAAGGAACTGGATTTTATAGTGAAGATTCATTGCATACGGGCGCTTTTGATTTCTCCTTAAAAAATTACTACCCTATCGAAGCCCAGCATGCTTTGCTAAAACGAATTATTTTTCCTGAGCATTTCCCAGAGGAACAACGCTTTACTATTAGCAAAATTCAGCATGAACTGCTACTAAAAGCTATGCATACACTACCAAAAGATTTAGGATACAACACGGAAGCGTATTATGACAGTTATGTTAAATTTCTTATGTTTGGTGATTCTGAAGAACCAATTCCAGACCATATAAGAATTTACAACAAGGTTGGGTATGCCTACGGAACTTTAACCGATTGCGCATATATCAAAGATATAAAGAACAACATCGATTTTATGATTACAGCAACAATCTTGGTAAACAAAGATGGTGTTTTTAACGATAACGTATACGAATACGATGAAATTGGAATACCATTTTTAGCTGAATTAGGACGACAGATTTATGCTCTAGAACTAGAACGAAAAAGGTAG
- a CDS encoding TlpA disulfide reductase family protein, translating to MKISKKTIINIVVILFILSFFVTPMGHYGKILLNKVFSFSPPVIEEGNREKIADYDWKLKDADWNFFNFEKSRGNVVFINLWASWKLPSEAELASIQNMYDSYKDKMDFYIITNENRPPVEAFMEKHEFTFPVTYLIIGEKMPINPDVVPSSYLIDKSGNIVVYKEKIADWDTSTVFGLLDKLIAE from the coding sequence ATGAAAATCAGTAAAAAGACTATCATAAATATCGTAGTCATCCTTTTTATACTTTCATTCTTTGTTACTCCAATGGGCCATTATGGAAAGATTCTTCTTAACAAGGTATTTTCATTTTCTCCACCAGTTATTGAAGAGGGAAACAGGGAAAAAATAGCGGATTACGATTGGAAGCTAAAAGATGCAGATTGGAATTTTTTCAACTTTGAGAAATCTAGGGGAAATGTAGTTTTTATCAACCTATGGGCCTCATGGAAATTACCTAGTGAAGCTGAGCTTGCCAGTATTCAAAATATGTACGATTCCTATAAGGATAAAATGGATTTTTATATCATCACCAATGAGAACAGACCTCCAGTTGAAGCATTTATGGAAAAGCACGAATTCACCTTTCCTGTTACCTATTTGATTATTGGTGAAAAGATGCCCATAAATCCGGATGTTGTTCCCTCTTCCTACTTAATAGACAAATCTGGAAACATTGTAGTCTATAAGGAAAAAATAGCTGACTGGGATACCAGTACAGTGTTTGGCCTGTTGGATAAATTAATAGCTGAATAG
- a CDS encoding aconitate hydratase — protein MAFDIDMIKEAYASMGERIEKARELVGRPLTLAEKILYSHLWEGTPSEKFTRGKDYVDFAPDRVACQDATAQMALLQFMHAGKPKVAVPTTVHCDHLIQAKVDAKTDLKRANETSNEVFDFLESVSNKYGIGFWKPGAGIIHQVVLENYAFPGGMMIGTDSHTVNAGGLGMVAIGVGGADAVDVMAGMAWELKFPKLIGVKLTGKLSGWTAPKDVILKVADILTVKGGTGAIIEYFGEGAVSMSCTGKGTICNMGAEVGATTSTFGYDESMDRYLRATDRVDVADAALEVKEHLTADADAYENPEKYFDQVIEIDLNTLEPHLNGPFTPDLATPISEMSEAAKKNDWPLNVEVGLIGSCTNSSYEDISRAASLAKQVADKKLKMKSEFTITPGSEQVRYTIDRDGFIDTFDSVGATVFANACGPCIGMWDRYGDKAADGPRNTIVHSFNRNFAKRADGNPNTLAFVGSPELVTAIAISGRLDFNPMTDKLINEDGEEVLLDEPRGYELPPEGFAVEDAGYVAPMEDGSGVQVVVSPISERLQLLDQFVPIQPEQLQGVKLLIKAFGKCTTDHISMAGPWLRYRGHLDNIANNTLIGAVNAYNKQTNFVKNQLSGEYGAVPDTQRDYKKEGIKTIVVGDHNYGEGSSREHAAMQPRHLGVAAVLVKSFARIHETNLKKQGMLGLTFTNENDYDLIQEDDTFNFVDIESFAPDRPLTIEVVHSDGSTDTIIANHTYNDAQINWFKEGSALNVIKKENA, from the coding sequence ATGGCGTTTGACATTGATATGATTAAAGAAGCGTATGCTTCTATGGGAGAGCGAATAGAAAAAGCCCGTGAACTAGTAGGCAGACCGCTGACCCTTGCAGAAAAAATATTGTATTCGCACTTGTGGGAAGGAACACCCAGCGAAAAATTTACCAGGGGTAAAGACTACGTTGATTTTGCCCCAGATAGAGTAGCATGTCAAGATGCAACGGCCCAAATGGCATTACTACAGTTCATGCATGCCGGTAAACCAAAAGTAGCAGTTCCAACTACGGTGCACTGTGACCATTTAATCCAAGCTAAGGTCGATGCAAAAACGGATTTAAAAAGAGCAAACGAGACCAGTAACGAAGTTTTTGACTTTTTGGAATCCGTTTCAAATAAATACGGAATAGGTTTTTGGAAACCCGGTGCTGGGATTATCCATCAAGTTGTTTTGGAAAACTATGCATTTCCCGGAGGAATGATGATAGGAACCGATTCCCACACGGTAAATGCGGGAGGTTTGGGAATGGTTGCCATTGGAGTAGGAGGCGCCGATGCGGTTGATGTTATGGCCGGAATGGCATGGGAATTAAAATTCCCCAAATTGATTGGGGTAAAATTGACTGGAAAACTATCCGGTTGGACAGCCCCAAAAGATGTGATTTTAAAAGTTGCCGATATTCTAACGGTCAAAGGAGGAACGGGAGCAATTATTGAATATTTTGGAGAGGGTGCGGTATCTATGTCCTGCACAGGAAAAGGTACTATTTGTAATATGGGTGCCGAGGTAGGTGCAACAACATCTACTTTCGGTTACGATGAATCCATGGACCGTTATTTAAGAGCAACGGATAGAGTGGATGTAGCCGATGCTGCCTTAGAAGTTAAGGAACACCTAACAGCTGATGCCGATGCTTATGAAAATCCTGAGAAATATTTTGACCAAGTTATCGAAATTGACTTGAATACACTTGAGCCACATTTAAATGGGCCTTTTACTCCAGATTTGGCAACACCCATATCAGAAATGAGTGAAGCTGCCAAGAAAAATGATTGGCCCTTAAATGTTGAAGTAGGCCTTATCGGTTCTTGTACCAATTCTTCTTATGAGGATATTTCCAGAGCTGCCTCTTTGGCTAAACAAGTTGCAGATAAAAAATTAAAGATGAAGTCGGAGTTTACCATAACCCCGGGTTCTGAACAAGTACGCTACACGATTGACCGTGATGGGTTCATAGATACTTTTGATAGTGTAGGTGCTACGGTATTTGCAAATGCCTGTGGTCCGTGTATAGGTATGTGGGACCGCTATGGCGACAAAGCTGCCGATGGCCCCCGCAATACGATTGTGCACTCGTTCAATAGAAACTTTGCGAAACGAGCCGATGGTAATCCAAACACACTTGCCTTTGTAGGTTCACCCGAGCTGGTTACTGCAATTGCAATTTCTGGGAGATTGGATTTTAATCCAATGACCGATAAATTGATCAATGAGGATGGCGAAGAAGTACTTTTGGACGAACCAAGAGGCTACGAGCTGCCACCTGAAGGATTTGCTGTTGAAGATGCTGGTTATGTAGCTCCAATGGAAGATGGTAGCGGTGTTCAGGTTGTCGTCTCTCCTATTTCAGAAAGATTGCAACTACTAGATCAGTTTGTACCTATACAACCGGAACAATTGCAAGGCGTCAAATTGCTGATCAAGGCATTTGGTAAATGTACTACCGATCATATTTCTATGGCAGGTCCTTGGTTGCGCTACAGAGGACATTTGGATAATATTGCCAACAACACCTTGATTGGAGCTGTAAACGCATACAACAAACAAACCAATTTTGTAAAAAATCAGTTGAGCGGAGAGTACGGAGCAGTGCCGGATACTCAGCGTGATTACAAAAAAGAAGGTATTAAGACCATCGTAGTTGGTGATCATAACTATGGAGAAGGTTCTTCAAGAGAGCACGCCGCTATGCAACCAAGACATTTGGGTGTTGCTGCAGTATTGGTGAAATCATTTGCCAGAATCCATGAGACCAACCTGAAAAAACAGGGGATGCTCGGTCTTACATTCACCAATGAAAATGATTATGATCTTATCCAAGAAGATGATACCTTTAATTTTGTGGATATCGAAAGCTTTGCACCCGATCGGCCTTTGACCATAGAGGTTGTCCACAGTGATGGCAGTACGGACACGATAATTGCAAATCATACGTACAATGATGCACAGATTAACTGGTTTAAAGAAGGCTCTGCATTAAATGTTATTAAAAAAGAGAATGCATAA
- a CDS encoding SRPBCC family protein, giving the protein MKYTSEITVNLHREAFLEKLNNPEDMKHWQRDFIGYERLSEKPGEEGAQMSIHYEMGKRKFKMIETIIKNNLPEELHSIYDTKGVQNIQKNYFKEIGRKTKWISENEFIFSGFGMKLIGLFMPRAFKKQSKQYMEDFKAFAENNMSVLDF; this is encoded by the coding sequence ATGAAGTATACTTCTGAAATAACGGTCAACTTACATCGCGAAGCGTTCTTGGAAAAATTGAACAATCCAGAAGATATGAAGCATTGGCAAAGGGACTTTATCGGTTACGAACGGCTTTCAGAAAAACCTGGGGAAGAAGGTGCCCAAATGAGCATACATTATGAAATGGGAAAACGGAAGTTCAAAATGATAGAGACCATTATCAAGAACAATCTTCCCGAAGAACTCCATTCCATATACGATACCAAAGGTGTGCAAAACATACAAAAAAATTACTTCAAGGAAATAGGTCGAAAAACCAAATGGATATCGGAAAATGAATTTATTTTTTCTGGTTTTGGCATGAAATTGATAGGTTTGTTCATGCCCAGAGCTTTCAAAAAGCAATCCAAACAATATATGGAAGATTTTAAGGCGTTTGCAGAAAACAATATGTCGGTACTTGATTTTTAA
- a CDS encoding peptidylprolyl isomerase, whose amino-acid sequence MEKINNKVLAVLFFAVCGLLSAQEETADEAVVVKTDSTSNTKKIKLDGIAAVIGDYVILDSDIEKTLIDLKSQGASTQDITKCSLLGKLMEDRLYAHQAVQDSLLVSDDQVNAQSDRQIQQLVAQVGSMAKVLKFYNKTDIESFRAELFEINKLRMLSEKMQGKIVEEIEVTPEEVRQFFKKIPEDQRPVFGAELEIAQIVKQPEAPESEKQKVIDRLNQIKQDVEDNDSRFSTKAILYSQDPGSKSKGGFYTMTRETGFVKEFKDVAFSLQEGEISEPFETTFGYHIIYIEKIRGQELDLRHILMIPEIPQSEIDKAVKELDTIRQHVIDGKYSFAEAALNFSDEKETKFDGGLLRNPINFDSRFELTKMDPELYNQVRNLKDEEISRPLRENDQRGGPPKFKIMKISNRFDEHEADFAKDYLKIQELALREKQFEAIKEWMEDHIEDTYIHVNDGNKDCNFANNWVKE is encoded by the coding sequence ATGGAAAAAATTAACAATAAAGTATTGGCCGTACTATTTTTTGCGGTATGCGGACTCTTGAGCGCGCAAGAAGAAACTGCAGATGAAGCGGTAGTAGTAAAAACAGATAGCACCAGCAACACCAAAAAAATAAAATTAGATGGTATTGCTGCGGTTATTGGCGATTATGTTATTCTTGATTCCGATATCGAAAAAACACTTATCGATTTAAAAAGTCAAGGAGCATCCACCCAGGACATCACAAAATGTAGTTTGTTGGGAAAATTAATGGAAGACCGTCTATATGCACACCAGGCCGTACAGGACAGTTTGCTCGTTTCTGATGATCAAGTGAATGCGCAGAGCGATAGACAAATTCAGCAGTTGGTCGCGCAAGTAGGTTCCATGGCCAAAGTTTTGAAGTTTTACAACAAAACCGATATCGAAAGCTTTAGAGCGGAGCTTTTCGAAATCAATAAACTTCGTATGCTTTCAGAGAAAATGCAAGGAAAGATTGTAGAGGAAATAGAAGTGACCCCGGAAGAAGTGCGACAGTTTTTCAAAAAGATTCCAGAAGATCAAAGGCCAGTTTTTGGAGCTGAATTGGAAATTGCCCAGATCGTCAAGCAACCTGAGGCGCCCGAATCAGAAAAGCAAAAGGTTATAGACCGATTAAACCAGATAAAGCAAGACGTTGAAGACAACGATTCACGTTTTAGCACCAAGGCAATCCTTTATTCCCAAGATCCAGGTTCTAAATCCAAGGGCGGGTTTTATACCATGACACGGGAAACAGGTTTTGTAAAGGAATTTAAGGATGTTGCGTTTAGCTTGCAAGAAGGAGAGATTTCAGAACCTTTTGAAACAACGTTTGGATATCACATCATTTACATCGAAAAAATAAGAGGTCAGGAACTGGACTTACGCCATATCCTCATGATCCCCGAAATTCCCCAATCTGAGATAGACAAGGCGGTAAAAGAACTTGATACGATTCGACAGCATGTTATAGATGGGAAGTATTCTTTCGCCGAAGCGGCGTTGAATTTTTCGGACGAAAAGGAAACAAAATTTGATGGAGGTCTATTGCGTAACCCGATTAACTTTGATTCACGTTTTGAACTTACCAAAATGGACCCCGAACTTTATAACCAAGTCCGAAATCTAAAAGATGAAGAAATTTCTAGGCCCTTACGCGAAAATGACCAAAGGGGAGGTCCACCAAAGTTTAAGATTATGAAAATCTCCAATCGTTTTGATGAGCACGAAGCCGATTTTGCAAAAGACTATCTAAAAATTCAGGAATTGGCCCTTAGGGAAAAACAGTTTGAAGCAATCAAAGAGTGGATGGAAGATCATATTGAAGATACCTACATTCACGTAAACGACGGAAACAAAGATTGTAATTTTGCAAACAATTGGGTAAAGGAGTAA
- a CDS encoding DUF2339 domain-containing protein, with the protein MAENQEKIDKLLERLELLLKKQQNFNIEINELRKDIQTLKNVQVQDSIEKDTVDALEKNTQEIEQPTKQAEPVTTESTTSLVEKESAYQQITPPKTVPPKKGKSNLEKFIGENLINKIGILITVIGVIIGAKYSIDNNLISPLTRIVLGYLVGLGLIGFGIKLKSKYENYSAVLVSGALAVLYFITFTAYDFYALFPQTLAFVLMLVFTAFGVVAALNYNKQVIAHIGLVGAYAVPFLLGDGSGSASVLFGYMVIINIGIVIIAFKKYWKPLYYAAFCFSWLIYLFWIIASYEKETEFALALIVASIFFAIFYATFLAYKLIRAEKFKASNVIMLLFNSFIFYGFGCGLLAQNDTGAQLLGVFTLCNALVHFGISVLIFKKKLVDRNLFYLISGLVLTFITIAIPVQLDGNWVTLLWMLEASLLFWIGRTKNVPVYEHLSYPLMILGFFSLTQDWTLSYFDSWFGEEKVVLKSILNITFLTSIITSLSFGFINWINGKYQIKKKTVLSTIMSIGIPALLIITLYFSFYLEIVYYWEQLYKGSKIEILKENLSYDQFNYSLRDISSVWIFNYSLLFLSALAVVNIQKLKSKVLGIITLILSILAGFSFLTGGLYVLSELREGYLDQTLAEYYDITSYAIWIRYIAIAFFTVLLIAINKLIRKPFMGINFKIPLEILTHISILWIASSELLNWMDIAGSDQSYKLGLSILWGLYSLLLIILGIWKKKKYLRIVAIVLFGITLLKLFFYDIASLNTISKTIVFVSLGVLLLIISFLYNKYKNIITDEDEK; encoded by the coding sequence ATGGCCGAAAACCAAGAAAAAATAGACAAGCTTCTAGAAAGGTTGGAACTATTGTTAAAAAAGCAGCAGAACTTTAACATAGAGATTAACGAACTGCGAAAAGACATTCAAACCCTTAAGAATGTTCAAGTTCAGGATAGCATTGAAAAAGATACTGTTGATGCACTTGAAAAAAACACTCAAGAAATTGAGCAACCTACCAAACAAGCTGAACCAGTAACTACGGAAAGTACAACAAGCTTAGTCGAAAAAGAGTCTGCATATCAACAAATAACACCACCCAAAACTGTACCGCCCAAAAAGGGAAAATCCAATTTGGAAAAGTTTATTGGGGAAAACCTTATCAATAAAATTGGTATACTTATTACGGTCATTGGGGTTATTATAGGTGCTAAATATTCCATTGACAATAATTTGATAAGTCCGCTTACCCGAATCGTACTTGGGTATCTTGTCGGTTTGGGATTGATTGGCTTTGGTATTAAGCTAAAGTCAAAGTATGAAAACTATAGCGCTGTTCTGGTTAGTGGCGCTCTAGCAGTACTCTACTTTATAACGTTTACGGCTTATGATTTTTATGCGCTCTTTCCCCAGACTTTAGCTTTTGTTCTAATGCTAGTGTTTACCGCATTTGGTGTGGTTGCAGCGCTCAATTACAATAAGCAGGTGATTGCCCATATTGGCCTTGTAGGTGCTTATGCAGTGCCATTTTTATTAGGTGATGGCTCTGGTAGTGCATCTGTGCTTTTTGGATATATGGTCATCATCAATATTGGAATTGTAATCATCGCTTTCAAAAAATATTGGAAACCGCTCTATTATGCTGCTTTTTGCTTTTCGTGGCTTATCTATCTTTTTTGGATTATTGCCTCTTATGAAAAGGAAACCGAGTTCGCATTGGCATTGATAGTAGCAAGTATATTCTTTGCAATTTTCTATGCCACTTTCCTTGCTTACAAATTAATACGTGCAGAAAAATTTAAGGCATCGAACGTTATAATGCTCTTGTTCAACTCCTTCATATTTTATGGTTTTGGATGTGGATTACTGGCACAAAATGATACTGGAGCTCAACTTTTGGGTGTTTTCACTTTATGTAATGCATTGGTTCATTTTGGTATCAGTGTATTGATATTCAAGAAAAAATTGGTAGACCGGAATTTGTTCTATCTCATATCTGGCCTTGTGCTAACTTTTATTACCATTGCCATACCGGTACAATTGGACGGTAACTGGGTCACACTTTTATGGATGTTGGAAGCCTCGCTACTGTTTTGGATAGGTCGTACCAAAAATGTCCCTGTCTACGAACACTTGTCATACCCATTGATGATTTTAGGGTTTTTTAGTCTTACCCAAGATTGGACACTAAGCTATTTTGATAGCTGGTTTGGGGAAGAAAAAGTAGTTTTAAAATCAATATTGAACATCACTTTTTTAACATCTATAATAACCTCTTTATCCTTTGGTTTTATCAATTGGATAAACGGTAAATATCAAATTAAAAAGAAAACAGTTCTATCCACAATAATGTCGATAGGAATTCCAGCGCTTCTCATTATCACTTTGTACTTCTCGTTCTATTTGGAAATCGTCTATTATTGGGAGCAGTTATACAAAGGTTCAAAAATTGAAATACTAAAAGAAAACCTTAGCTACGATCAGTTCAATTATAGTTTACGCGATATTAGTTCGGTCTGGATTTTTAATTATTCGCTACTATTCCTGAGTGCCTTAGCTGTTGTAAATATTCAAAAGCTGAAAAGCAAAGTTCTGGGCATTATAACGCTCATTCTGTCTATTTTGGCTGGTTTTTCTTTTTTGACCGGCGGGCTGTATGTACTAAGCGAGCTAAGGGAAGGCTACTTGGACCAAACTTTGGCAGAATATTATGATATCACTTCGTATGCTATTTGGATCAGGTATATTGCAATCGCCTTTTTCACAGTTTTATTGATAGCCATCAATAAATTGATCAGAAAGCCCTTTATGGGCATAAATTTCAAGATTCCATTAGAAATCCTTACACATATATCCATACTTTGGATTGCGAGCAGTGAGTTGCTCAATTGGATGGATATTGCAGGGTCCGACCAATCTTATAAATTAGGGCTTAGTATTCTTTGGGGGCTGTATTCTTTGTTATTGATAATACTTGGTATCTGGAAAAAGAAAAAATACCTGCGCATTGTAGCCATAGTTCTTTTTGGCATAACGCTCTTAAAACTTTTCTTCTACGATATTGCATCGCTCAATACCATTTCCAAAACTATAGTATTCGTATCCCTTGGTGTACTATTATTGATTATCTCTTTTCTTTACAACAAATACAAAAACATTATCACAGATGAGGACGAGAAATAA
- a CDS encoding MoxR family ATPase produces the protein MSDVTAVENLVKKHQALKNEIAKIIIGQEHVIEQILLSIYTGGHSLLIGVPGLAKTLMVNTIAQTLGLDFKRIQFTPDLMPSDILGSEVLDQNRNFKFIKGPVFGNIILADEINRTPPKTQAALLEAMQERAVTIAGQQYKLDMPYFVLATQNPIEQEGTYPLPEAQLDRFMFAIELKYPSIEEEIDVVKSTTTDETANINTLFNAEEIIAVQHLVRRIPVPDNVIDYAVRLVNKTRPGLDGASEFVNTYIDWGAGPRASQNLILGAKANAAVHGKFSPDIEDVKAVAMGILRHRILKNYKAEAEGISEENIISELL, from the coding sequence ATGTCAGACGTAACAGCGGTTGAGAACCTTGTCAAAAAACATCAAGCCTTAAAAAATGAGATTGCCAAGATTATAATAGGCCAAGAGCATGTAATCGAGCAAATCTTGTTGTCTATATACACGGGAGGACATTCACTTTTAATAGGTGTTCCCGGTCTGGCCAAGACGTTAATGGTCAATACAATTGCCCAAACCTTGGGATTGGATTTCAAAAGGATACAATTTACTCCGGACTTAATGCCCAGTGATATTTTGGGAAGTGAGGTCCTTGACCAAAACAGAAACTTTAAATTTATTAAGGGACCTGTATTTGGCAATATCATTCTGGCTGATGAAATCAATAGAACTCCGCCCAAAACCCAAGCTGCACTGCTGGAAGCCATGCAAGAGCGAGCGGTAACAATAGCGGGCCAACAATATAAATTGGATATGCCCTACTTTGTCTTGGCAACACAAAACCCAATTGAACAAGAGGGTACCTATCCACTGCCAGAAGCACAGTTGGACCGTTTTATGTTTGCGATAGAACTAAAATACCCTTCAATCGAAGAAGAGATAGATGTTGTAAAATCCACTACGACCGATGAAACCGCAAACATCAACACCTTGTTCAATGCTGAAGAGATTATTGCAGTTCAGCATTTAGTACGAAGGATTCCGGTACCGGACAATGTTATCGATTATGCTGTGCGATTGGTAAACAAGACAAGACCCGGATTAGATGGGGCATCAGAGTTCGTCAATACCTATATAGATTGGGGAGCGGGACCAAGAGCCTCGCAAAACTTAATTCTTGGCGCAAAGGCAAATGCCGCTGTACACGGAAAGTTTTCACCAGATATTGAGGATGTGAAAGCTGTCGCCATGGGTATATTACGTCACAGAATCCTAAAAAATTATAAGGCAGAAGCGGAAGGCATTTCTGAAGAAAATATTATTTCAGAATTGTTATAA